The sequence below is a genomic window from Paroedura picta isolate Pp20150507F chromosome 12, Ppicta_v3.0, whole genome shotgun sequence.
TCAGTGGGGGAGCGGCAACGGTGCTGGGTGGAGGGACCCATCGCCCAGGGAGCGCTCCCAACGAGATTTTTCCCCCGGCGGGGTGCAGGAAGAATTGTGCCCCTTCTTCCCTTGGGTTTTTGCTATACTAATAGTAGCCTGTGCTGCTAAAAGGCAGTAAGTAGTCTGTGGCTAGTTCCCAATACCTGCACACTGGACCATATTTCTCGTCCTTCGCTGAAAGTGGAGTGGGGTGCATTTTTGTTCCTTTAAGAGGGACGTGGgtagctttttatttattataccctttctgctcagggtggtttacactggAAACTTTTGTAAACTAGCATAACCTCTCTCTGTACATCCGTTAGATCTTTTTCTTCCTGCGCAACACAGTGCGGAGGTTTGCTTCACAGACTGATGGAGAAGCCAGGGTGGCACAAATACTGAAAGAGAAGTTCCCTCAAGCAGCTGCGATCAAAGTCGTGGATATATCAGGTAGCTTGGTAAATTTCAGGCATTGCACTGCTTTTGGTAGAATACTTGTGCTCCTGAGGGACTCTGAATCTTACTAGACGTGGCAGGTTGCTGAAGTCTTTATTCCCAGGTGGTGTTTGATGATACAGGTTTGAGTAACCTTTCAATTTGCAGCCTGAACTCAATTTTGGctgtatttattctttattttgaaACTTTTATACCCACCTTTTTGCTATGCTTAAGGCAGCTTACAAGATATAAGCAGATATAATTAAACATATAAATTAAAATGCACCAAGTTAAAGCTGCAACATTGCCACTCCCAGCTGTCAGACATTCATTACTTCCACTAAAAAGATGTTGGAACAATTCCATTTTGCACCCTTTATGGAAGAGTATATAGGATCTTTCTGTACCATATTTAGTAGGCCATCACTAGGTTGAATACACCCACTCAAAACAAGCACCATGGACGGTAGCAGAACAGACCTCCTACACACTCCTGTGTCAGAAGTAAGAATCTTTGTGACCTTAGTTGGCAGGTGGGATCATATGGGGAAAAGTGGTCCATTTGATATGCAGATACCAGGCTGTGAATGTCTTTAAAGTAAGCACCAGGACATcgaattgtgctcagaaactgaTGGGTAGCCATGAAGCTGTCAAAGCACAGTTATCTCAGTTTACGGCCTATGTTGCTTTAACTGGACTTCTAAGAAAGTCGAGGCTACTACTTTCTCTTGTAAAAATTAAATCTCTCATAGAAATGTCAAGTGGCACTTTCCATTATGTCCTTTAATGGTTCAAAGAGACAATTCTTTGTTTTGTGGCATTGTGCTAGACATACATGATATTTTTTGAGAACAGTGGAGTGACTACCACCAATAGAATCACgctatttatttgaaacatttcaacGCCATCTTTCCACCTTAATGTATTAAAGGTggtttacaatcaataaaatcAATAGTGAAACCAGCAACCCTAGTCAAGTAAAAAGTCATGTATCTCTTTCTAATATCTACACTCATAACCTCAAGGTGGGGATACATTGTAAAAAGTGCTTACTCTGGCCAAAGGAAGAATCTCATGTGGAAGCCTGTTGAGAAATAAGTAACTTGAGAAATGAACTGGAAGATGGGGTCTAATGAGCGGTATGGATCCCAAACCATGCAGAggtttaaagaaaataaagagcaCCTTAAATTGAGCTTGGGAGCAGATGAATAACCAAGTGTTACAACATGTTAATCCACACTAGTTATCTTTCTTATATTAAACATGCTACTGCATTGTATACTAACTAAAGTTTCCAGGTTGTTTTTAAGCACACTGTGTAATGTGCAGTACTGTTATCTCACTACAAGGCAAAAAAGCATGGACCAGTATGGCCATATTAGCTGAGAGCAATGGGGAAAGAGTTGATTAACTAGCTGcaattggtaaaaaaaaaaagcatttctaGCAAAAATACTAGCCTGTATCTCAAACAGAGATAGTTCTCTTCACCTGGCCCACAAATTTAAGCTGATCCTGGATTAGTTCCTTGAAGAACATCACCAATAAGTATCACATCTACCATATCAGGATTAAGCTTAAGTTTGTTTTTGCTATTGGGGTTAAGACATTGTTTCAAGATTAAGAAATATAAAACTTGCTTTCATTGTAATGATAAGATCCAACTTGTAAACTCCAGAACATTCAGGAGCACTGGCATAATTGGAAGGATCCTTGTAGTGCCACACAGGTAAGATCCCAAGTTATTTGATGTCCTAAGTGGAAACCTGTTGTGTCTCCAAACCAAAAAAATAGGGAAACCATTGGAGGGTCTGTGTCTAACATTTTATTAGTGACTTCTTAATTTTCTAATTGTCTTTTAAGTTCAGCACTTATGTAAGAGTGTAGAACTATGAAGTCAGAGGGTACAAACTTAAAATACTATATGAAAATATTGGGGGGCATGTAATGCTGGTATCATTAATGTATAATAATTCATTGCCCTGCACAATTCATGAAATACCAAAATATTCATAACTGAGATCAGATCCTAGATGATGTACTCAAGTGGTTCATGAGCTGAAGTTGGTGGAAGTTGTTCATGGCCATCACTTCCATCTGAGAACCCAAAAACAAAGTGGGGTCTAGGAGAAACCCCAAACTATCATCTATTCatcaggggaagaagaagaaaaagagttgcttttctctgcctgaaggaatctcaaagcagcttacattcccctttcctttccttccccccaacaaacaccctgtgaggtaggtgaggctgagagagccctaatattacttcttattcagaacagctttatcagtgctgtggcaagcccaaggtcacccagctggttgcatgtgggggagcgccggcttgccagattggaagtctgcactccaaaccactacaccaagctgactctctccAAGCTGGTTCCAGATTGAGGCACATGTTCCATAAGTTCTCATTTGTCTAGGTTAGGCTGCAGCTTCTTAGCCATTGTTTACTGCAGAAAATGCAGGAAGTTGTATGCTTAAACCTTGTAGATTGGCTGTGGCCTCCGGCTCCTTCTGCATGACCTTGTTTTTCAAGTTTTCTACCCTTGACTATGTTGAAGAATTCCCTACCCCTATTCCTATTTTCTTAAAAAGTGAAATTGGAAGTCAGAATGCATTAAGGGATTGTTAAAACTAAAATATATGTTACAAAACAATCCAGTGGGAAATGGAAATCAATTTTTTTCAAGGTGGCTGTGGAGCAATGTATGAAATTCATATAGAATCTGAAGAGTTTAAGGAAAAGAGAACAGTTCAACAGCACCAGATGGTGAATCAGGTGAGCTGGATCCCATGTTCTGGAGTAGAGGCTCTCTGTACTGGTTCTTAATCATTTTTCTGTGTTCATGGAGTGGGAGGCAAGATTAAATGAAGTGTTAGATCCTGTAAAAATTCTGTGTATAGAACTTCCTCAcatctgccctccccaaagctgcCCGTATTGTTCCCTGAAATTCTGATCCTTGGGGATAGTGGACCCCTGGTAGCAAACTGACGGGGTGGTTGAAGCTCCCTTATGGATATCCTGTTTTTGTTGAGCCAAATGCAATCAGGAGAGAAGAGACTAATTTAGGAAATTGGGTCATTTAACCCTTTCCCTCTGCATTATTTTCCTCGTCTAACAagctttctgtttgtgttttaatACTCCTGCAAATTTTGACATTTCTAAATATTTATGTTCTGGCTTTCAGCATTTTCAGGACAGTCATATACTGTTGCACTGCTGTTGCCTGTGTTTAAATTCTTGTTcatattttaaaggttttttagttca
It includes:
- the BOLA3 gene encoding bolA-like protein 3, translating into MAAALVDRAPACRREIFFFLRNTVRRFASQTDGEARVAQILKEKFPQAAAIKVVDISGGCGAMYEIHIESEEFKEKRTVQQHQMVNQALNEEIKAMHGLRIFTSVPKCRD